The genomic stretch AAATTAAAAATAAAAACACTATAACAATTTTATTCAAATCGTTAACCATTTTATTTACCTCCAATTATTTTTTATTAATTTATTTAAATAAATGAAATTAAAAACATAAATATGTATAAGTAATTAATAATAATTATATACAAACATCTATAAATAATTAACGACACCGAATAAAAAAAAAAATATATAATTAATTTTAAACTAATATTAGATATAATGCTATGATAATAGGTTGGATTAATAAAAATATTTATAATTATTATACCATGAAAAAAACTTTTTTTCTAATCCAAGTTTAGGTCTTTAAAATATTTCATTTTTTTTATTAGGCTTTGTTGAGATTCTATTTTTCCTATTACTATATTAAATTTTCTTTTGTTGATAAATTCATTTTTTAATATTTCATTATTTCCTAGGTTATTAAAAATAATATAAAAAATATTAGTTTTCAAATGGACTCTTGAATAATCCATTTATAAATAAATTTATATAAAAAAGTTTAAGAGATGAAAAAATTGATTTTTAAATAATCTTATTAAATTGCTGAAAATCCGGTTTAAACATAGTTTAAAGATTTAAATCAGAATTTAATTATTGCTAAAAATTGATTTTATTGTTTTGATTAAAATGATATATTTTTAATCCCTTATTAGAAGAATATGGATTTAAATTTTATTATTTTAAGTTTATCATTTTAAAAAAATATTAATTTTTTAATTTATGATAATTTATAAGATATGAAATTTGTTTTCATGTATTTTATTAAAATTAAAAAAATATTGTTAAAGAAAAGTTATTTAAGAGAATGTAATTATTTTAAATTTATCAAATTATTGAATTTTTACTTTTGGAGAATAAAAATGCTTCTTAATTGGTGTGAAGAAATTAGAAATATAGATCCTTCAATAAACTTTAGGTCTACTGGCGGATGGTTAAAAACTGTTACTGGCTTAGATAAAAGTGTATTAAATGGATTTTCATTAATTGGAGAATTTGTTAAATCAGGAGACTATAAATCCGAATTTGCAGATGGATTATATCTCGACTGCAATAAAGAAGGGAAAAAATCTAATCCTAAACAAGATTTTAGATTACTTAGATTAAAAAATGGCAAATTAACACTAATTGATCAAGTTTATGACGCTAAGAAAAATTGGGCTGTTGAACTATGGGACAGTATTAGTGAGGAAATTGATTCTAATTACAAAGAGAGTGAAGTAGATAAAATAATGACATTAATATTAGATAAAACTGGTAAAGATGTCAAATTATTAAAAAAACTCCAAAATGAATTAAATCAAGTTATTGTTGATTTTGAATAGTTTAATTATGAATATATTATCAACTTAAATCCATTATTAGACTAGATTCAATAAAGTATTTAAAAATGATTTATAAAAGTATACCTTTTTATAAAATAAAAATATAACAATGTTATGCATAACTTAAAAAAATAAAAGATAATTAAATAAAAAATTATCTTAAAACACAGCTTGGCATTAAAAAATAATTAAAAAAATTATCTTAAAACCCAATTTTGTACTTTCTGTTTAGAACTGGAAACAAAGCTACCTTGAATAGATAAACCAGATTTAATATTAGCTCCAGTGCATAATTTCTCTAAATCATTTAAACTTTTACCAAAGCCACTACCTTCATGAGTAACAAATGGTTTAATAGTTTTGCCACTAAAGTCTAACTTTTCAAGCTGAGTCCACACTGGCATTGGCATTGTACCCCACCAATTAGGAAAACCTATATAAATTAGATCATATTCAGCAATATCTCCAATATATCCTTTAAGTTCTGGTCTTGCATCATCATTTAATTCTTCCTGAGCTATTTTAGTACATTCCATATAATCTTCTGGATAATCAATTAATGGATCCATTTTAAATAAATCTGCATCAGTAAACTCTTTTATATAATTAGCAATTACTTCAGTATTTCCTATTTCAATGCATTTTATTCCTTCATTACTGTAATTATTTCCTTCTCTTGAAAAATATAAAATTAAACTTTTTGACATTATAAAAACCTCAAACTTATATTAATTAAATATTCATATATCTTTAATAATATATAAATTTAAAAAAAGAAAAAACAAGCTATCTTAAAAACTTCTTAAAAGTTTGAAATAAATAAAAATAGTGAGTAATATTGAGATAATTCGCTTTTATTATCCCAAAATAATTTTAAATGTGCATAAATACACAAAGAGCAATTAAACCTATACTAATCTTTGACGAGTGGTAGGTTTTTTGTTTTGCCAACTGTATCTTCTTATTTTGCTGGATTTACCAAATCCACAAGAAGCACAAACTTTTTTACGTATGTGATATGAGTTTTTACCACATCTTCTACATCTAATATGGGTCTTTTTATTCTTTTTACCCATTGATGGAGTTCCTTTCACTTCTATCTCCTCCTAAATCAATAATAAAACATAATAATAAATTTCATAATTCATATAGAATACATAAAATAGCCTATAGAATAGTCTTATTTAAAATAAGAACATAAAACAGATAATTAATTAAATTAATTAAGAATAGTCTTATTTAAAATAAGAACATAAAACAGATAATTAATTAAATTAATTAAGATGTGAATTAATTTAATCAATATAATAAATATCAATAATCTTTATTAGAAACAACAAAGAAAAACTTTAGAAAAAATAAGAAACTGAGTTTCTATGGAGAAATGTATACAATATTATCTCCTCTAATGAGAACAGTACCTAATCTTCTCATTATCTCTCCTTTCTCTAATTCTTCAGCATCATTAAGTACTAAATTCATGTGTAAATCAAAACTTTTTAAGATGCCTCTGAATTCTCTTTCTCCTTTGAGTTTAATCAAAACAGGAGAATTTACTGCTTTTCCTAATGCGTCAAGTGGTCTTTGAACATTTTGTTGTCCGCTCATGATTATCACCTATACTATTTTAAATATGTTTGTATAATATATAAACTTAACTATTTTTTTAATTAAAAAAAGTTAAATAGACTATTTCTTTAAAACAAATAATATATAATAATACTTTATTTTAAAATATCATACATAAATTCAGGGTTTTTAGAAAAAATAAAAGATACCATGTTCTAGACACAATAATCTATATTAATTAGAATTTTTCTAAAAATTTAATAAATTAATAAGATTGAACTATAAAATTAAAAAACAAAAAATTATCTTAAAAATCATTAAAAATTATAAAATTCCAATAAAATTTGTAAAATAATATATAATAATACAGCTGAACCAAATTAATATTACTATTTATTATATTTTATATAGTATATAAAGGTTTTTACTTAAATCAATAAAATAGCTAAGATTTACCAATGTTTTCAAATGAAAATAAATTATAATTATCAATATAGAAAAAAGAATAATAAAAAACTAAATTCTCTTCAAATCAAGTACTGGAGTATTGTTTAGCATATCAACTCCATTAAAGCTAATAATATTTCCATCAATTTCTTTTATTTTTATTGTTGAAACACCAATAGGATTAGGCCTATTTGGAGCATGAGTTGAAAATAAACCCATTATTGGACCATCTCCCCTAAAAGGAACTCTTTGCTTAAATCCTTTTGACTTATGAAAATAGAATAAAACCATATACTCTTCACCAGTTTTCATACTAGAGATACTTTCTAAGTATTCCTCATCAATGATAATCTCTGCTTCTTCATTCATTGCCTCCTTACTAGATTTCGGCATATTTTCCACTGATTCATATTTAGATTTAATATATCCAATCGGTCTAAAAATTATTTCATCCATCTAATCCATCCTAAAAAGCTAATTAAATTATATAAAAAATAAGAAAATGTCAAATTAATAAAAATTACAAAATAAAAAAAAAAATAAATCAATACCCCATAATAAAAATTACAAAATAAAAAAATAAATCAATACCCATAATGAGAATCCAATTGTTTTTCAACATCTAGCAAGACCGAGTTAATAGCTAACTTTAAGAGTTCATTTCCATAAACTTCATCAACATAAACTCCATTTTCTTGAATGTCTATTGCACTTTCTTCAATCTTTGGATCATTTAGGCGTGCTTGAGTAAACATAGATAGACCAACTTCACCATATTTACTTAAGTTTGTCTGATTTTTAACTTCACTTTCATCTATGATACCTAAAACCTTTGCCATAGACAACTCACCAGAGCCGCCATGAGGCCCTTCAGATTCGATAATTTTACTATTTAAAGTGATGAGCAAATCAGTTTCTTCTTCAATATCATACAAACAAGTGACAATAGGCAAATTGCCACCATGCCCATTAACTATAATAACACTGCTGATTCCCAAATAGTTTTTTGCTGATTTTAATACTTTTATAATCTCATTAGATAAATCCTCTAGGGAAACATGGATTCCATGATTTATCTCTTTAATTTCATGAGCAGGATAAATAACACCTAAGAATTTAGCTCCACTTTCTAAAGCTGCATTAAAAGCAATATATGAAGCTATTTTAGCATCTGTATCAATAGGAAGAGCAGGGCCATGATTTTCAAGATGTGATCCAAGTGCAATAATTCCTATCTTATGAACATTAGGATTTTGAACATTTCCAGCATTTAATCTTAAATTTAGCATATTACCACTTAAATAAATATAATATATGAAGTAAAAATCAAAATATGAAATAAAAATAAAAAATTTAGAAAGCTAATCGATAATTAAATATAAGAAATAGCCAACAATCAGAATTATACTTCTAAATTCCAAATAGCATCTCCAACATAATGGAGTGATTTAATAGCTTTTCCTTCCATATTTTCAACCATTTCATACCCGCTGATTAAACTGATTCCAATAGCTAAAGGCTTATTATGAGTTTCTTCAACAATTATTACAATGTCATCTTCAACAATACTTTCCTCTGCATCAACAATACCAGGACTCATTATGTCTGCACCTTTAGTTACAAATTTAACTGCACCCATATCTACCACAACTACCTTACTATCTAATTCTATGTTTAAAGCAGCTTTTAAAGTAGGATATGGCCTGTCGTTAATCATAATAATATATGGCTCTCCATTTACTAAAATAAAGTTATAATCTTCTGCTTCTAGCATTTCAAGAGTGTCTTTATTATTAATAAAAGATCCATAATCTCCAAGCTCTTTTTTAATTTCCTTTATTTTCTTTTTCTTTAAAAAATATCTTTTTTTAATTTTCAAAATCAGCACCTTAAAGTTCTCTATTAAATGTTTTTATATTTAAATAAATTAAAAATTTTATATTTTTATATATGTATCTTATTTTAATAATATTTTACTAAAATTTAATAAGTAATTAAAAATTTTAATAATTAACATAGTATAGTTTTTATATATTAAAATTATATTATAGTATATTAAATTAATTTTAGGAAATTAATTTTTAAAATTATTATTAAAACCAATAATTAAAGTTAATAATTGAAATTGATAGTTGAAATTGAAAGTTGAATCAAATATTATCAATTATTAAGAAAGTTGAATCAATTATTATCCATTATTAAAATTAATTTTGAAATATTAATTTATAAACCGAATATTAATACTTATTTTTATTAAAATTAATTTTGAAATATCAATACTTATTTTTATTCAAATTAATTTCATTGTTTATTAAATATTTTTGTGATTTTTTATGAGTGATAAAAACGAATGGGGCAGTAATCTATCATTTATTTTAGCAATGGTAGGTTCTGCTGTAGGACTTGGAAATATATGGAGATACCCATATGTTTTATACAGTAACGGTGGTGGAGCATTCTACATTCCATATATCGTTGCAATATTATTGATGGGAGTTCCATTTTTAATTTTAGAATATGGTGTTGGATATAATTACAAATCATCTTTTCCAAAAGCTATTCGTAAAATAAATAGCAAATTTGAATTTTTAGGATGGCTACTACCTATTTCAGTATTCATCATAATGATTTACTATTCATGCATACTTGGATGGGATGGAATCTATGTAATATTAAGTTTCTTTAAAGGATGGGGAGCAGATCCAAATACTTACTTTGCTACAACATTATTACAGTCAACTGAATCCATTAGCGGAATAGGAAGTTTTATTCCAGTTATAGCTATTGCAATGCTTATAAGTTGGGCAATTGTTTGGTACATTTCCCATAAAGACTTAGAAGAAGGACTTGGAAAAGTAAGTAAAATCCTTGTACCCTTGCTATTTATAATAATGGTTGTAATTGTAGTATTCTCTTTAAGCTTACCTGGTGCAATGATTGGTTTAAATGAATTATTTTCACCAGATTGGAGCCTGTTACTTGATTTTAATATATGGATGGCTGCATTTGGCCAGATTATATTCTCTTTAAGTTTAGGAATGAGCATTGCATTTACCTATGCAAGTTATACAGGAGAAAGTAGTGACTTAATTACTAATACATTATCTATTGCATTTGCAAATTGTGCATTTGAAAACTTCTGTGCATTAGGTGTTTTCTCAATTCTCGGATATATGTCTCTAGAAAGTGGAACTGCAATAGCTGATTTAGTAACTCAAGGTACTGGACTTGTATTTGTAGTATATCCAACTGTATTAAATGTCTTAGGCCAATATGCTTATATCATAGGACCATTATTCTTTATAACAGTTTATCTTGCAGGGCTTACAAGTATTTTATCAACAATTGAGCCATTAGCATTTAGTATTCAAAATAAATTTACTTGGTCTCGCAGTAAAACAATGACAATTCTTTGTTTATTGGGAGCAGTTCTTTCAATGATATATGCAACAGCCTTTGGTGGGACACTTCTCGGCTATGTAGATGCCTATATCAATCAGATAGCTATTCTTTTAGGTGTAGTATTTGAATGTATTGTATTTGCATGGATATTTAAATGTGAAAATATTATTCCAGTTTTAAATAAACGCAGCAAAACCTTAAAATTAGGTAAATGGTGGACAGTTGTAGTTAAATATATTTTGCCTATTTTTATTGCAATTGTATGGATTGGCGGAGTGTTAGATGTAATTAATAGTAGCTCTAATGATCAGTTAATTGTATTTGGAATTCTTACTGTAATCTTGATTGTTTTAACTGCAGTATTTACTAAATTACCTGCTACAAACAAAGACTGGGATGAAACTGAAAATAGATTATAATTTATTTATTAAATTATAATTTATTTTTCATTGGTTTAAAAAAAGAAACTTATTATTAAATTTTAAAATATCAATCTATTTTTTCTAAAAATCTACTACCTAAATATTCAATATTTACTTCTTTTACTAATTTTTCTTGAATATTTTTAACTATATCAATATTATCACAAGCTACAAAGTAAATCACGTCAGCTTCATACTGTTTTTCTACAATGGATAGATTTTTTCCCCTAATTTCACTATCAATTGCTTTTATATGTTGATATTCAAAGCTAAATTTAAATATTTCATAAAGCTCCATATCAACTATCTCTGCAATAGAAAGAGTTTCAAGAACAGATTTGCTATAAGCACGAACTAAACCACCTGCCCCTAATTTAATTCCGCCAAAATATCTTGTAACAATAGCAACTGTATTTTCTATCTTATTTTTCTTTAAAACATTAAGCATTGGCCTACCTGCAGTTCCTCCAGGTTCTCCATCATCATCATAAGCCTCTCCATCACTAACTAGATAAGCAGTGCAATTATGTGTAGCATCTTTATATTTTTCAGATATTTCTTTTATAATCTCTTTTGCTTCCTTTTCATTCTGTGCAGGAAATAATCTGCAAATAAATTGAGATTTTTTTATATCTATAGATGATTGAAAGGGTTTAGCTATTGTTTTCATGGTATCATTTAAAAATATTTATAATGTCTTTAGAAATATTTAATAGTAGTTTAGAAAATATTTTATAATTTATAATATCTTGAAATATTTAATAGTAGTTTAGAAAATATTTTATATTATTAATATATACATTTATATGTTTAAAACTTATAATATTATTTTTGATATTTTTATCTAATAAATAAATTCAAAAACAAATAAAACAATTTTTAATATAAATAAATTCAAA from Methanobrevibacter olleyae encodes the following:
- a CDS encoding flavodoxin, producing the protein MSKSLILYFSREGNNYSNEGIKCIEIGNTEVIANYIKEFTDADLFKMDPLIDYPEDYMECTKIAQEELNDDARPELKGYIGDIAEYDLIYIGFPNWWGTMPMPVWTQLEKLDFSGKTIKPFVTHEGSGFGKSLNDLEKLCTGANIKSGLSIQGSFVSSSKQKVQNWVLR
- a CDS encoding 50S ribosomal protein L37e; translation: MKGTPSMGKKNKKTHIRCRRCGKNSYHIRKKVCASCGFGKSSKIRRYSWQNKKPTTRQRLV
- a CDS encoding LSm family protein, yielding MSGQQNVQRPLDALGKAVNSPVLIKLKGEREFRGILKSFDLHMNLVLNDAEELEKGEIMRRLGTVLIRGDNIVYISP
- the tsaA gene encoding tRNA (N6-threonylcarbamoyladenosine(37)-N6)-methyltransferase TrmO, with product MDEIIFRPIGYIKSKYESVENMPKSSKEAMNEEAEIIIDEEYLESISSMKTGEEYMVLFYFHKSKGFKQRVPFRGDGPIMGLFSTHAPNRPNPIGVSTIKIKEIDGNIISFNGVDMLNNTPVLDLKRI
- the arfB gene encoding 2-amino-5-formylamino-6-ribosylaminopyrimidin-4(3H)-one 5'-monophosphate deformylase, translating into MLNLRLNAGNVQNPNVHKIGIIALGSHLENHGPALPIDTDAKIASYIAFNAALESGAKFLGVIYPAHEIKEINHGIHVSLEDLSNEIIKVLKSAKNYLGISSVIIVNGHGGNLPIVTCLYDIEEETDLLITLNSKIIESEGPHGGSGELSMAKVLGIIDESEVKNQTNLSKYGEVGLSMFTQARLNDPKIEESAIDIQENGVYVDEVYGNELLKLAINSVLLDVEKQLDSHYGY
- a CDS encoding RNA-binding protein — protein: MILKIKKRYFLKKKKIKEIKKELGDYGSFINNKDTLEMLEAEDYNFILVNGEPYIIMINDRPYPTLKAALNIELDSKVVVVDMGAVKFVTKGADIMSPGIVDAEESIVEDDIVIIVEETHNKPLAIGISLISGYEMVENMEGKAIKSLHYVGDAIWNLEV
- a CDS encoding sodium-dependent transporter, which translates into the protein MSDKNEWGSNLSFILAMVGSAVGLGNIWRYPYVLYSNGGGAFYIPYIVAILLMGVPFLILEYGVGYNYKSSFPKAIRKINSKFEFLGWLLPISVFIIMIYYSCILGWDGIYVILSFFKGWGADPNTYFATTLLQSTESISGIGSFIPVIAIAMLISWAIVWYISHKDLEEGLGKVSKILVPLLFIIMVVIVVFSLSLPGAMIGLNELFSPDWSLLLDFNIWMAAFGQIIFSLSLGMSIAFTYASYTGESSDLITNTLSIAFANCAFENFCALGVFSILGYMSLESGTAIADLVTQGTGLVFVVYPTVLNVLGQYAYIIGPLFFITVYLAGLTSILSTIEPLAFSIQNKFTWSRSKTMTILCLLGAVLSMIYATAFGGTLLGYVDAYINQIAILLGVVFECIVFAWIFKCENIIPVLNKRSKTLKLGKWWTVVVKYILPIFIAIVWIGGVLDVINSSSNDQLIVFGILTVILIVLTAVFTKLPATNKDWDETENRL
- a CDS encoding YigZ family protein — protein: MKTIAKPFQSSIDIKKSQFICRLFPAQNEKEAKEIIKEISEKYKDATHNCTAYLVSDGEAYDDDGEPGGTAGRPMLNVLKKNKIENTVAIVTRYFGGIKLGAGGLVRAYSKSVLETLSIAEIVDMELYEIFKFSFEYQHIKAIDSEIRGKNLSIVEKQYEADVIYFVACDNIDIVKNIQEKLVKEVNIEYLGSRFLEKID